In Rheinheimera sp. MM224, one DNA window encodes the following:
- a CDS encoding glycosyltransferase family 2 protein, whose product MQLVTVVIPFYSTVRGLLINSVRSALNQTLSDIEIIVVDDCSPVPAQDELKSIDDSRLKIVRHNINSNGGIARNSGLDSASGDYVAFLDYDDIWYPDKLEKQLALFKQAEKMSENPVVYSRCKIIDGNRTMIRPVRAIADKEPVGDYLFCARQIIQTSGIFLRTAVAKSVRFDDLKRHQDYQFCLSLEQYGCTFHMLETPSYDFIQIPKLNDYNFSLQWLMTYSKFLSGKAKHSFLALVVVRSMIRHKHFISAVMLSLRHGIFLSFLYSLFAFISKAILFKR is encoded by the coding sequence ATGCAATTAGTAACGGTAGTTATCCCTTTTTACTCAACGGTTAGAGGCTTGCTGATTAATTCAGTTCGCAGCGCTTTGAACCAGACACTCAGTGATATAGAAATCATTGTTGTTGATGATTGTTCACCAGTACCAGCACAAGACGAGTTAAAGAGCATAGATGATTCACGCTTGAAAATTGTTCGTCACAATATAAACAGCAATGGTGGTATTGCCAGAAATAGTGGATTGGATTCTGCCAGCGGTGACTATGTCGCTTTTCTTGACTACGATGATATCTGGTATCCTGATAAACTAGAAAAGCAACTGGCGCTTTTTAAGCAGGCAGAAAAAATGTCAGAAAATCCAGTGGTTTATTCACGCTGTAAAATTATTGATGGAAATAGGACAATGATAAGGCCAGTAAGGGCGATAGCGGATAAAGAGCCTGTTGGTGATTATCTGTTCTGTGCACGTCAAATTATTCAAACAAGCGGGATCTTTCTGAGAACTGCTGTGGCTAAGTCTGTCAGATTTGATGATTTAAAGCGGCATCAGGATTATCAGTTTTGTCTGTCGCTGGAACAATATGGTTGTACATTCCATATGTTAGAAACCCCCAGTTATGATTTTATTCAGATACCTAAGTTAAACGACTACAATTTTTCTTTGCAATGGTTAATGACATATTCTAAATTTTTATCAGGGAAGGCTAAGCATTCGTTCTTAGCATTGGTCGTTGTTAGATCGATGATAAGGCATAAACACTTTATAAGTGCGGTGATGTTATCTCTTAGACACGGGATTTTTTTGTCTTTTCTTTATTCACTTTTTGCTTTCATTTCTAAAGCAATTCTTTTTAAACGATAA